Proteins encoded by one window of Prevotella nigrescens:
- the atpF gene encoding F0F1 ATP synthase subunit B — MDLLVPNSGLLFWLTLVFLVVAFIVIKFGFPVIINMVNERKEYIDESLRRAHVANEKLSNIQKEGESVIQQAREKQALLLREATATRDIIVGKAQDKANEESTRIIAEARLEIANEKQNAFNDIRGQVAELSVKVAEKILREQLSDEKKQMELIEKLLDNVSSQ, encoded by the coding sequence ATGGATTTATTAGTTCCCAATAGTGGACTACTTTTCTGGTTGACTCTCGTCTTCCTTGTTGTAGCATTTATTGTTATAAAGTTTGGTTTCCCTGTTATTATCAATATGGTAAACGAACGTAAGGAATATATTGATGAAAGTCTTCGTAGGGCACATGTAGCCAATGAAAAGTTATCTAATATTCAAAAAGAAGGTGAATCCGTCATACAACAAGCACGTGAAAAGCAAGCGCTTCTATTAAGAGAAGCGACTGCTACACGTGATATTATAGTCGGGAAAGCACAAGATAAAGCGAATGAAGAGAGTACACGTATCATTGCAGAGGCGAGATTAGAAATTGCTAATGAGAAGCAAAATGCTTTTAACGATATTCGTGGACAAGTAGCAGAACTTAGTGTTAAAGTTGCAGAGAAAATTCTTCGAGAACAACTTTCTGACGAAAAGAAACAGATGGAGTTGATAGAGAAATTGCTGGATAATGTTTCTTCCCAGTAA
- the hutI gene encoding imidazolonepropionase, protein MKLLVTNIGILAGIGHEGKRCLRGAEMSQLDTIENAYLYVENGRIVSYGPRIDTPQVGRSTLVIDAEGGTVMPSFCDSHTHVVYAGSREGEFVDKIRGLSYAEIAKRGGGILNSADRLHELSEEELYEQAMKRVDEVIRKGTGAMEIKSGYGLNLEDELKMLRVIRRIKETAPVKVVANFLGAHAVGREYAGRQAEYVDHIINDMLPAVAEEGLADFIDVFCDEGFFTPDETRRLLQAGAKYGLRGKIHGEELAVSGGVEVGVECNALSVDHLEAMDDHDIELLKDAETMPTALPGTSFFLNMPFAPGRKMIDAGLPMAIASDYNPGSTPSGDMKFAVSLACIKMRLMPAEAINAATINSAYAMGLSEEYGSITVGKVANFYITDPIPSIDFIPYAYTTPIIRRVFLNGEEYAL, encoded by the coding sequence ATGAAACTCTTAGTAACAAATATCGGCATACTGGCAGGCATCGGACACGAAGGTAAACGATGCCTGCGAGGGGCTGAAATGTCCCAACTAGACACCATTGAAAATGCTTACCTTTATGTAGAAAACGGTCGCATCGTTTCTTACGGCCCACGCATTGACACGCCGCAAGTAGGACGCAGCACATTGGTTATAGATGCAGAAGGCGGAACCGTTATGCCTTCGTTCTGCGATTCCCACACACACGTTGTTTATGCTGGCAGCAGAGAAGGCGAATTTGTAGATAAAATCCGTGGCTTAAGCTATGCAGAAATTGCAAAGCGTGGTGGCGGTATCCTCAATTCTGCCGACCGCCTGCACGAACTTTCGGAAGAGGAACTCTACGAACAGGCAATGAAGCGAGTAGACGAAGTTATTCGCAAAGGTACGGGTGCGATGGAAATAAAGAGCGGCTACGGCTTGAATCTTGAAGACGAGCTGAAGATGCTGCGTGTTATTCGTCGCATAAAGGAGACTGCTCCTGTCAAGGTCGTTGCCAACTTCCTCGGTGCGCACGCTGTCGGTCGTGAATATGCCGGTCGCCAAGCCGAATATGTAGACCACATCATCAACGATATGTTGCCTGCCGTGGCAGAAGAAGGTCTTGCCGACTTCATAGACGTGTTCTGCGACGAAGGTTTCTTCACTCCAGACGAAACGCGACGCCTGCTCCAAGCGGGTGCAAAATATGGTCTACGCGGTAAAATTCACGGCGAAGAACTTGCTGTTTCAGGCGGTGTAGAAGTAGGTGTTGAATGCAACGCCCTCTCCGTAGACCACCTTGAAGCGATGGACGACCACGATATAGAACTGCTAAAAGACGCTGAAACTATGCCAACCGCTTTGCCCGGAACATCGTTCTTCCTGAATATGCCATTCGCACCAGGCAGAAAGATGATTGACGCAGGACTCCCAATGGCAATTGCTTCCGACTACAACCCAGGTTCTACACCATCGGGTGATATGAAGTTTGCCGTATCATTGGCGTGTATCAAGATGCGCCTGATGCCTGCCGAAGCCATCAATGCAGCAACCATCAACTCTGCTTACGCAATGGGACTGAGCGAAGAGTACGGCTCTATCACCGTGGGTAAGGTAGCCAACTTCTACATTACCGACCCTATTCCGTCAATCGACTTTATCCCTTACGCATACACCACACCTATTATTCGCCGAGTATTCCTCAATGGCGAAGAATATGCGCTATAA
- a CDS encoding F0F1 ATP synthase subunit epsilon has product MLFLTIISPERILFRGEVENVLVPGEMGEFEILTNHAPIISTLLEGRVIYTIGSEKKLITITGGFVEVKRNEVNLCVEL; this is encoded by the coding sequence ATGTTATTTTTAACGATTATATCGCCCGAAAGAATCCTTTTTAGAGGAGAGGTAGAGAATGTCTTGGTTCCGGGTGAAATGGGAGAATTCGAAATCCTTACAAATCACGCTCCTATTATTTCAACATTATTAGAAGGGCGTGTCATTTACACCATTGGTTCTGAGAAGAAGTTGATTACAATAACTGGTGGCTTTGTAGAGGTTAAGAGGAATGAAGTTAATCTTTGCGTTGAGTTATAA
- a CDS encoding F0F1 ATP synthase subunit gamma has protein sequence MPSLKEIKNRIASVNSTRKITSAMKMVASSKLHHAQVAIENMLPYESLLEHILKAFLVSTPDTSTPFSENREIKRIALLVFSSNSSLCGGFNTNIIKMLQSTVNDYLAKGIAKDNIIIYPIGRKVAEKVTKMGLKSAGTFLELAEKPNSEECRAIAVEIEKMWLDNDIDRVEMIYHHFKSAGSQILTRKTYLPIDLETELSLDKERDLTSNIATKKAQEYLKKHGRNAHSEDKEEIIRPLNDDFIVEPDLKTVLTSLIPKLLHLMVYTALLDNNASEHAARMVAMQSATDNADELLRGLKLQYNKSRQAAITSELLDIVGGSINN, from the coding sequence ATGCCATCTTTAAAAGAAATAAAGAATCGAATTGCCAGTGTCAATAGCACTCGTAAAATTACGAGTGCTATGAAGATGGTAGCTTCAAGCAAACTTCACCATGCCCAGGTTGCAATAGAGAATATGCTTCCGTACGAAAGTTTGCTCGAACATATTTTGAAAGCGTTTTTAGTATCAACGCCCGACACGAGCACTCCATTTAGCGAGAACCGAGAAATCAAGCGGATTGCTCTGCTTGTTTTCTCTTCTAACAGTTCTCTGTGTGGCGGATTTAATACGAATATTATTAAAATGCTCCAAAGCACCGTGAACGACTATCTGGCAAAGGGTATAGCAAAAGACAATATCATTATCTATCCAATTGGACGCAAGGTAGCAGAAAAGGTTACCAAGATGGGACTTAAAAGTGCAGGAACCTTTTTAGAACTTGCCGAGAAGCCTAATTCTGAAGAATGTAGAGCCATTGCTGTTGAGATTGAGAAGATGTGGCTTGACAATGATATTGACAGAGTGGAAATGATTTATCACCACTTTAAGAGTGCAGGAAGTCAGATTCTTACACGCAAGACCTACCTGCCAATAGATTTGGAGACGGAGTTGAGCCTCGATAAGGAACGCGATTTAACTTCGAACATCGCAACAAAGAAAGCACAAGAATATCTAAAGAAGCATGGACGGAATGCACACTCTGAAGACAAAGAAGAAATAATAAGACCACTGAACGATGATTTTATTGTAGAACCAGACCTAAAAACAGTCTTAACTTCTTTGATTCCAAAGTTGCTCCACTTAATGGTATACACAGCCTTATTAGATAATAATGCATCAGAACATGCAGCCCGGATGGTAGCTATGCAATCAGCAACCGACAATGCAGATGAATTGCTTCGTGGTCTGAAATTACAGTATAATAAATCTCGTCAAGCTGCAATTACTTCTGAATTGCTTGATATTGTAGGAGGTTCTATTAACAATTAA
- the atpD gene encoding F0F1 ATP synthase subunit beta: MSQINGRISQIIGPVIDVYFDVKGEDPEKVLPRIYDALRVKRPDNEDDLIIEVHQHIGEDTVRCVAMDNTEGLQRDLEVIPTGSPIVMPAGEQIKGRMMNVIGKPIDGMDSLNMKGAYPIHREPPKFDDLSTQKEMLATGIKVIDLLEPYMKGGKIGLFGGAGVGKTVLIMELINNIAKGHNGYSVFAGVGERTREGNDLIRDMLESGVIRYGEKFRKAMDEGKWDLSLIDKEELKKSQATLVYGQMNEPPGARASVALSGLTVAEEFRDHGGKDGEAADIMFFIDNIFRFTQAGSEVSALLGRMPSAVGYQPTLASEMGTMQERITSTKKGSITSVQAVYVPADDLTDPAPATTFTHLDATTELSRKITELGIYPAVDPLGSTSRILDPLVVGKEHYECAQRVKQLLQHYNELQDIIAILGMDELSDEDRLVVNRARRVQRFLSQPFTVAEQFTGIPGVMVPIEETIKGFNAILNGEVDDLPEQAFLNVGTIEDAKEKAKKLLEAAKTN, translated from the coding sequence ATGTCACAGATTAATGGACGCATTTCTCAAATTATTGGGCCAGTTATAGACGTTTACTTTGATGTAAAAGGAGAAGATCCGGAAAAAGTTCTTCCACGAATCTATGATGCTCTTCGCGTAAAGAGACCTGATAATGAAGACGACTTAATAATAGAGGTGCACCAACACATCGGTGAAGACACTGTACGATGTGTAGCAATGGATAATACCGAAGGACTACAACGCGATTTAGAAGTTATTCCAACAGGAAGTCCTATTGTTATGCCAGCGGGTGAACAAATTAAGGGTCGAATGATGAACGTTATAGGTAAACCCATTGATGGAATGGATTCCCTTAATATGAAAGGTGCTTATCCTATTCATCGTGAACCACCTAAATTTGATGATTTGTCTACACAAAAAGAAATGTTGGCGACAGGAATCAAAGTTATCGATCTACTTGAGCCATATATGAAAGGTGGTAAGATTGGATTGTTTGGTGGCGCTGGTGTTGGTAAGACTGTACTTATTATGGAACTTATCAATAATATAGCAAAAGGACATAACGGATATTCAGTATTTGCTGGTGTAGGTGAACGAACTCGTGAAGGAAACGACCTAATTCGGGATATGCTTGAGTCGGGCGTTATTCGTTATGGTGAGAAGTTCCGAAAGGCTATGGACGAGGGAAAATGGGATCTCTCACTTATCGATAAAGAAGAATTAAAGAAGTCACAAGCTACACTTGTGTACGGTCAAATGAATGAACCCCCTGGTGCACGTGCATCAGTTGCTCTTTCTGGTCTTACTGTAGCAGAAGAATTCCGTGATCATGGAGGTAAAGATGGCGAGGCTGCGGATATAATGTTCTTTATAGATAATATCTTCCGTTTTACACAGGCAGGATCTGAAGTTTCTGCACTTTTAGGACGTATGCCTTCTGCTGTTGGATATCAGCCGACACTTGCCAGCGAAATGGGAACAATGCAGGAACGTATTACTTCTACTAAAAAAGGTTCTATTACATCTGTACAGGCTGTATATGTACCTGCAGATGACTTGACTGACCCTGCTCCTGCAACAACATTCACACACTTGGATGCAACTACCGAACTGAGCCGTAAAATTACCGAGTTGGGTATTTATCCTGCTGTAGATCCTTTAGGAAGTACATCACGTATTCTTGATCCATTAGTCGTTGGCAAAGAACATTATGAATGTGCACAGCGCGTAAAACAACTATTGCAGCATTATAACGAGCTACAAGATATCATTGCTATCTTGGGTATGGACGAATTATCTGACGAAGATAGATTGGTTGTAAACAGAGCACGTCGTGTACAACGTTTCTTATCTCAACCATTTACTGTTGCAGAACAGTTTACTGGGATACCTGGTGTGATGGTACCAATTGAGGAAACTATCAAAGGATTCAACGCTATCTTGAATGGAGAAGTTGATGATCTACCTGAACAAGCTTTCCTTAATGTCGGAACTATCGAAGATGCAAAAGAAAAGGCTAAAAAACTTCTTGAAGCAGCTAAGACTAATTAA
- a CDS encoding F0F1 ATP synthase subunit delta has protein sequence MDIGTISVRYARALLKGATMAQQEDKVYEEMQKLFSSYTEFPQLHFTMDNPMLSKEKKQELLEIASGNDVSALLKTFFVLVLKEKREGILQFIASSYMTLYRKQKNIIQGKLITAVPVSPIIEEKMKKLVRSNVGGNVEFNATIEPDIIGGFILEYDTYRMDASVKTKLNSVLTQLKK, from the coding sequence ATGGATATTGGGACAATCTCTGTTCGCTATGCACGTGCGCTTCTAAAAGGGGCTACAATGGCTCAGCAAGAAGATAAAGTTTATGAGGAGATGCAAAAGTTATTCAGTAGCTATACTGAATTTCCACAATTACACTTTACAATGGATAACCCAATGCTGTCTAAAGAAAAGAAGCAAGAGTTATTAGAGATTGCAAGTGGCAACGATGTTAGTGCTCTCTTAAAGACCTTTTTTGTTCTTGTTTTAAAAGAGAAACGCGAAGGAATTTTACAATTCATCGCAAGCTCTTATATGACGCTATATAGGAAACAGAAGAATATTATTCAGGGAAAACTTATAACTGCAGTTCCAGTTTCCCCTATCATTGAAGAGAAAATGAAAAAATTGGTACGTTCAAACGTAGGTGGAAACGTAGAATTCAATGCAACAATAGAACCTGATATAATTGGTGGCTTCATTCTTGAATACGATACATATAGAATGGATGCAAGCGTGAAGACAAAATTAAATTCAGTCCTCACACAATTAAAGAAATAG
- the atpB gene encoding F0F1 ATP synthase subunit A: MKFTKRVLLLLFLFTAPILTFARDMSKKENVDVKEILWGHIKDSYEWHITDLGSEGNFHPLVIHLPIIVKSSTGWHIFSSSMFSEERDANGDRPGPYNLVIKNGNDKANPNLIVEKIGGKEIRPVDISITKVVCTVFIDGILLLLVILIPAYWCRKHKIDDPAPRGFIGLMHMFIMNIYDEVIKPCLGDDTPKYAPWLLTCFFFIFFANLMGLVPFPPGGGNLTGNITCTFFLGTCTFLITNFTGTKEYWKEIFWPDVPTWMKFPIPLMPIIELFGIFTKPLALIVRLFANMFAGHAIALCFCAIIFIMFSISNNALVNWSAGTSMSIIGVLLSIFMMLLEILVSYIQALVFTMLSAVFISQAHVKEHKA; encoded by the coding sequence ATGAAATTTACTAAGCGAGTACTTCTCTTGTTATTCTTATTTACTGCACCTATATTGACATTTGCACGAGATATGTCGAAGAAAGAAAATGTAGATGTGAAAGAGATATTGTGGGGACACATAAAGGACTCTTACGAATGGCATATCACAGACTTAGGCTCTGAAGGCAATTTTCACCCATTAGTAATCCACCTCCCTATAATAGTTAAATCATCTACAGGGTGGCATATCTTTAGCAGTAGTATGTTCTCAGAAGAAAGAGATGCCAATGGAGATAGGCCAGGTCCTTATAACCTTGTTATCAAAAATGGAAATGATAAGGCGAATCCTAATCTAATTGTAGAGAAGATAGGAGGCAAAGAAATACGTCCTGTTGATATTTCTATAACGAAAGTAGTTTGCACTGTCTTTATAGATGGAATATTGCTTCTTCTTGTAATATTAATACCAGCATATTGGTGTCGTAAGCATAAGATAGACGACCCTGCTCCAAGAGGGTTTATTGGTTTAATGCATATGTTCATTATGAATATCTACGACGAAGTTATAAAGCCTTGTTTAGGTGATGACACGCCAAAGTATGCTCCTTGGCTACTTACATGTTTCTTCTTTATCTTCTTTGCAAATCTTATGGGATTAGTCCCATTCCCCCCAGGAGGAGGCAATTTAACAGGTAATATAACTTGTACATTCTTCTTGGGAACATGCACTTTTCTTATCACTAACTTCACAGGAACAAAAGAATATTGGAAGGAAATATTTTGGCCGGATGTTCCTACTTGGATGAAATTCCCAATACCATTAATGCCAATTATTGAGCTCTTTGGTATATTCACAAAACCTCTAGCCTTAATTGTCCGACTTTTTGCCAATATGTTTGCAGGACACGCAATAGCACTATGTTTTTGTGCCATCATATTTATAATGTTTAGTATTTCCAATAATGCCTTAGTAAATTGGAGTGCAGGAACTAGTATGTCGATCATTGGTGTACTTCTAAGTATATTTATGATGTTGCTTGAGATTCTTGTTAGTTATATTCAGGCATTAGTGTTCACTATGTTGAGTGCCGTATTCATTTCACAGGCACATGTAAAAGAGCATAAAGCTTAA
- the atpA gene encoding F0F1 ATP synthase subunit alpha has protein sequence MSNKIKPSEVSDVLLKALQSVNAEEKFDEVGTVLTVSDGVARIYGLRNAEANELLEFEDGTMAIVMNLEEDNVGCILLGATTDIKEGQTVKRTHRIASIRVNDNFLGRVVNPLGQAIDGKGDIDLSEAFEMPLDRKAPGVIYRQPVKEPLQTGLKAVDSMIPIGRGQRELIIGDRQTGKTAIAVDTIINQKSAYEKGNPVYCIYVAIGQKASTVANLVQILRDNGALPYTIIVSATAADPAAMQYYAPFAGAAIGEYFRDRGYSALVVYDDLSKQAVAYREVSLILRRPSGREAYPGDVFYLHSRLLERAARINNQQEIAEQMNDLPECMKGKVKGGGSLTALPIIETQAGDVSAYIPTNVISITDGQIYLETDLFNQGFRPAINVGISVSRVGGSAQVKSMKKVAGTLKIDMAQYRELEAFSKFSSDMDKVTAMTLDRGRKNNQLLIQAQYSPMPVGEQIAILYCGVHGLLHAVPVEKVCECQNQFLEDMRNVHKDIIDNLASGELRDDDVKTIEEVMSNITAQYK, from the coding sequence ATGTCGAATAAGATAAAACCAAGTGAAGTGTCTGATGTCCTTTTGAAGGCACTCCAGAGCGTTAATGCAGAAGAGAAGTTTGATGAGGTTGGTACAGTGCTGACTGTCAGCGATGGTGTTGCTCGTATTTATGGTCTTCGTAACGCTGAGGCAAATGAACTTTTAGAGTTTGAAGATGGCACAATGGCCATTGTCATGAACTTAGAAGAGGATAATGTCGGCTGTATTCTCCTTGGCGCAACTACAGATATTAAAGAAGGGCAAACGGTTAAGCGTACGCATCGCATAGCCTCTATTCGTGTTAATGATAATTTTTTAGGACGTGTTGTAAATCCTCTTGGTCAAGCTATCGATGGTAAAGGCGATATTGATCTGTCAGAAGCATTTGAAATGCCATTAGATCGTAAAGCACCTGGTGTTATATATCGTCAACCAGTAAAAGAGCCACTACAGACAGGTTTGAAAGCTGTCGATTCGATGATTCCTATTGGACGCGGTCAGCGTGAGCTCATTATCGGTGATCGTCAGACAGGAAAAACTGCTATTGCCGTTGATACGATTATAAATCAAAAATCAGCGTACGAAAAAGGAAATCCCGTATATTGCATTTATGTTGCGATTGGTCAAAAGGCCTCTACCGTAGCAAATCTTGTTCAAATATTACGCGACAATGGTGCCTTGCCTTATACAATTATTGTAAGTGCTACGGCTGCCGATCCTGCTGCTATGCAGTATTATGCTCCTTTTGCGGGTGCTGCGATAGGCGAATATTTCCGCGACCGTGGATACTCGGCACTTGTAGTTTATGATGACTTGTCAAAGCAGGCAGTTGCTTATCGCGAAGTTTCGTTGATTCTTCGACGTCCTTCTGGACGTGAGGCCTATCCAGGCGATGTTTTCTATCTACATTCTCGCCTGTTAGAGCGTGCTGCACGAATTAACAATCAACAGGAAATTGCAGAGCAAATGAACGACCTTCCTGAATGTATGAAAGGGAAAGTTAAAGGTGGAGGTTCGCTAACTGCTCTTCCAATTATAGAAACACAGGCAGGAGATGTTTCAGCCTACATACCTACTAATGTAATTTCCATTACTGACGGACAAATATATTTAGAGACCGATTTGTTCAACCAAGGTTTCCGCCCTGCTATTAATGTTGGTATTTCTGTCTCTCGTGTAGGTGGATCTGCACAAGTGAAAAGTATGAAGAAAGTTGCAGGAACGTTAAAGATTGATATGGCTCAGTACCGCGAGTTGGAAGCATTCTCAAAGTTCTCTTCAGACATGGATAAGGTTACTGCTATGACCTTGGACAGAGGCCGAAAGAACAACCAATTACTGATACAAGCACAATATTCACCAATGCCAGTCGGCGAACAGATTGCAATTCTTTATTGCGGTGTCCATGGTTTGTTGCATGCTGTTCCCGTAGAGAAAGTTTGTGAATGTCAGAACCAATTCTTAGAAGATATGCGTAATGTGCATAAAGATATCATAGACAACCTTGCTTCTGGCGAACTTCGCGATGATGATGTCAAGACCATCGAAGAAGTAATGAGTAACATAACTGCGCAATATAAATAG
- the pfkA gene encoding 6-phosphofructokinase, whose product MANVKTIGILTSGGDAPGMNAAVRAVTRAGIYYGFSIKGIYRGYDGLLAGEIQTFTTENVSGIICEGGTILKTARSKAFMTKEGRKKAYENIVKEGIDALVVIGGNGSLTGAMLFAQEYDFCCIGLPGTIDNDLYGTDSTIGYDTTLNTIIECVDRIRDTAESHERIFFVEVMGRDAGFLAQNSAIASGAEAAIIPEDSTDVDQLSQFMERGIRKSKRSCIVIVSESPKCGAMYYANRVKKEFPGFDVRVSILGHLQRGGRPSARDRILASRTGYGAIEAIMQGQRNIMIGIHNDSVVYIPLSEAIRSDKPFDKKLIKVLDVLSI is encoded by the coding sequence ATGGCAAACGTTAAAACAATAGGTATTTTGACCTCGGGTGGCGATGCCCCAGGTATGAATGCTGCTGTCAGAGCCGTTACACGTGCTGGAATTTATTATGGCTTTTCCATCAAAGGAATTTATCGAGGATATGATGGGTTGCTTGCAGGAGAAATACAAACATTTACAACAGAAAATGTCAGTGGTATTATTTGTGAAGGTGGAACAATTTTGAAAACTGCCCGTTCTAAGGCTTTTATGACCAAGGAAGGAAGGAAGAAAGCCTATGAGAATATTGTAAAAGAGGGAATAGATGCGCTTGTCGTAATTGGAGGTAATGGCTCTTTGACAGGGGCTATGCTTTTTGCACAAGAATACGATTTTTGTTGTATAGGTCTACCAGGGACAATAGACAATGACCTCTACGGAACTGACAGTACAATCGGTTATGATACTACATTGAATACCATTATAGAATGTGTAGACAGGATACGCGATACGGCTGAAAGCCACGAACGTATCTTTTTCGTAGAAGTTATGGGGCGCGATGCAGGTTTTCTTGCACAAAACTCTGCGATAGCAAGTGGTGCCGAGGCTGCAATTATCCCAGAAGACTCAACCGATGTAGATCAATTATCTCAATTTATGGAACGTGGTATTCGAAAATCAAAGCGGAGTTGTATTGTCATAGTCTCAGAAAGTCCAAAGTGCGGTGCAATGTATTATGCTAATCGTGTAAAAAAGGAATTTCCAGGCTTCGATGTAAGGGTTTCAATACTCGGACATTTGCAAAGAGGTGGACGACCTTCTGCAAGAGATAGAATTTTAGCAAGCCGGACAGGTTATGGTGCCATAGAAGCTATTATGCAAGGACAACGAAATATCATGATAGGAATTCACAACGACTCTGTTGTTTATATCCCTCTTTCCGAAGCAATTCGATCTGATAAACCTTTTGATAAGAAATTAATTAAGGTTTTAGATGTACTCAGTATATAA
- the atpE gene encoding ATP synthase F0 subunit C yields the protein MLSLLLADVAIAKLGAAIGAGLVAIGTGLGIGRIGGQAMDAMARQPEKIGDLRSSMIIAAALIEGVAFLAVIVSILAIVM from the coding sequence ATGTTATCATTATTATTAGCAGATGTTGCTATCGCAAAATTAGGAGCTGCCATTGGTGCAGGTTTAGTTGCTATCGGAACTGGTTTAGGAATTGGACGTATTGGCGGTCAAGCAATGGATGCCATGGCACGTCAGCCAGAGAAAATAGGTGATCTCCGTTCTTCTATGATTATTGCCGCAGCTCTGATAGAAGGTGTAGCCTTCTTGGCCGTAATTGTATCAATCCTTGCAATCGTAATGTAA
- a CDS encoding FHA domain-containing protein: MKKIRCPKCKNFIIFDETKYTVGQRLSFCCPACRKQFGIKYGASSNKNTQALDEPSEEINSNSYEYGSLYVIENVFHYKQILPLQLGKNIIGRYMKGNPINCPIETDDPSIDMTHCCINVTRNKKGVLEYELKDGPSYTGTFVDNEILEDNERRKISNGTLFTIGATSIILRTKEE, from the coding sequence ATGAAAAAAATACGTTGTCCAAAATGCAAGAACTTCATAATCTTTGACGAGACAAAATATACAGTAGGACAAAGACTCTCTTTCTGTTGTCCTGCCTGCAGAAAACAGTTTGGAATTAAATACGGAGCTTCTTCAAATAAAAATACTCAAGCCCTTGATGAACCCTCCGAAGAGATTAATAGCAATTCTTACGAATATGGTTCTTTGTATGTTATTGAAAATGTCTTTCATTACAAACAAATATTGCCATTACAGTTGGGAAAGAATATTATCGGGCGTTATATGAAAGGAAATCCTATTAATTGCCCAATTGAAACCGATGATCCAAGTATCGATATGACGCATTGCTGCATTAATGTAACAAGAAATAAGAAAGGAGTGTTAGAGTATGAGTTAAAAGACGGTCCTTCGTATACAGGGACATTTGTTGATAATGAAATTTTAGAAGATAACGAACGGCGGAAGATTTCAAACGGAACTCTTTTTACTATTGGAGCAACAAGTATAATTCTCCGCACAAAAGAAGAATAG